aatgataatctacgtatgaaaaatttgtttttatatagaattattccAAACTTGTTAGAAAGAATTTAATCCTCaacttatattaaatatggCTACCACGTATAAAAGTAAACAGTTGCTCATGACACTGTaactgttataaattaatatgttttaaGCAGTAAATTGATTTCTAAAATAGTTACTTTAGCTTAATTTTACTGCACAAAACGGACAGTTGGTATTTCTTACATAAGTATAAAAAGACACTAGAAATAGCACTTAGTAGGTTAGGGGATTCCAACAATATTGTATTATCACTAGTATACTATCTGATCTGGTATGATTCATTATATATGATTCAGATATAGAATTCtactataaaagaaaataaattgttacttCCTTTGCAGTTATCACATGTGCAATATTAGAATGTGGCATAAAATACTGatataaacttttaataagtgcatatataatattttaaatggctttattaagaaataacagTGAGATTTATGGGATTGAAGAAGAAATGATTAAACTTACACaaggtatataaaatattcgtcttacatttttaaaatgtttatctgatggaataatttatacatatataacaccATATCTAATCATATTAATTAGCCACTTTTTGGAACTGACTTTATGGGATGAATGCCTAGTGTTGAGTGCGTATGtagaataaacaaataattcggatattcatatttcattcaCATCCAATAAGGTAGAAAGATATTCGAGATTTCTTAGAAATATACCTCTCGCGATAACTGATCAGATAAGGTTATATTATAGttatctctttctctataGTACTATTCTATCCTTTTTTGTTTACATCATCTAGAGGCTATCTCGTGCATTTATCAGCTACACTGTCGTTAGtgttctttataatttttttttcttaattctaaCAAGTACAATTTATGAAGTTGTACAAAAAGTCTTaagtgtaatataaaatttaagattaataATTGTGTGTAGTtcatatattacgttattacaacATATATTACTAAtgattataacaaatatatgcctttcaagatttttagaaaatttcataattatttagataaaagatataaaactcTCATAAATAATGGTTCCTGTATACTATACATTtcattacaataataataaagaaatactgTATAAGTGTGAATTGTGTATGTGTCTTGTGCCTTCTCTAAGTCATGTTTTGTCACATGTCAAtggagaaaaaaaacaaatcaTTAGAAAGTCATAGCatgaataaatacaattataaaattataaacaatatcaatattagtaatgaaaagaaagaattagaTTTTGATGAAACACAATATATGTTTTCAGATACaacaaagttaaaaaaagaacaaccAAATCTAAACACTAGGAATTGCAAAATTTGTACTTCAATATCATGTAACAAGAATTGCTCAAAAATGGTACAACGAGAACTGTTAAACAAGGAAGTTATAATACTTGAATCTGATAgctttatatgtataatatgtaatcgtaaaattaaatcaattcaTAATATTGTTTCACATGTCAAAGGAATGACTCataagaataaattgaaaagtcaAAATATCGATCAATCAAGTGCTAGTAATGTTGTTGCATTAACAACAAAAATGACTAAACTATCTATTAGTAATAGCAGTCACTCTAATTTAAATAGTTTTGATAATGATTCTATTATAACAGATATAGTGAGAGCACAAATCACagattttttatgtaaatcaCCATTTGGCAAACAGACACCAAAAGAATGCAaatcaaaaaagaaatctgCAATAGAACGTCTGAATAAAATGTACACTGaaagatatttagaaattgaagaaaaaatatataacgttcaacaaaaattagaaagtattaaaataaatttggaattaaTTATGCCATATGATAgaacatatttatattgtttagcttgcaatgaaaaagtttcaaaagaATTGTATTTGCTATATGAACATACATGTCTCCAAAGACATAGGACGCAagttaatcaaattaaaaaagatataaattcttaTGTACTATCAAGGCAATACATAAGGAAACTACCAAACTCTTCATTAAAGTGTTATGCTTGTAAAAATCCTATTAGTAATGATAGagacaatattaatttacatatacaaagcagtatacataaaaaaagatataaagaatCAGCCGAAGTTATAGATGCCATTTTTGATTCTATATCACAAGATATTAAGAATTTGTGGTATAATATTCAGAGATTTTGTTGTGTTttatgtaaacaaaattttggatttaaattagaatttataatgCATATTAATGCAAAACACAGTAAAATTTTGAACGATCAAATATTCGACTTTTGTATTCCATGTACCACATTATGGTTAAGTAACAGGGACTCTTACACAGAACACTGTAATGAtatattgcataaatatttattaaaaagtcaaGATTTTATGATTGAGGATTTTCCTGATGATATGAAAGGAATGTTAACACAAATTGATGAggtttctgatattttattccaacaaaCACAAGTTTTATTGGATGACAATATATCACAGGAAGTGAAACAATCTTTAGAAAATAgcgtgaaattatatttcccaACTGTTAAAGGGTTTATATTTGGTTCAAGAGTTACTGGACTTGGATTTCCAAATAGTGACATAGACATATATCTTGATTGCGGTAAGTATGTATTTTAAGagtataaagaatttattaaatttcaagtaTCATTTCTTATACTGctatatacatagaaaataCATACGGTCAGGACACTTTACATAACAATCAGGACAATAACACTTTAGCACAAACGCAttttatattgattaaaaaaattttacaagaacAAAAAGGAGAATGGGAAATAAAGCAAGTAGTGGAAAAGGCAAAAGTtcctataataaaattaatatacaaacgAAATGGTTTACATTGTGATGTTTGTACCACAAACAGTCTTTCTGTTGAGAATTCTAAACTAATAAGGTAATgtgttttactttttattaatttaatacatagGTAGATCAGCATGTTTATTCaatgttatgtatatattaaataattttcaggtCTTTCAATGATGCATATTTACCCTGCAGAAAACTAATATTGGTTATAAAAAAATGGTTCTCCTACATTAACTTACCTGAAAGACATGGCTTAACGAATTATGCTCTTGCTTGGCTTGTTATATTCTACTTACAAAGAAAATCTTATTTAGAAAGTGTTGCAGAATTAATACAAGAGAAAAATGAGTCTCAAATCATATGtggtaaaatatatcattaccAACAAAATAAATCTTGTTTTTGTTACTTATAGTTatttgatttgaaattttatttcaggaTGGGAAACTGGTGTTGCACAACccaaaaaaaataataaatctgaaCAGTCAATTTCAACATTGTTAATGggtttttttcaattttatacaaattttgattatcagcattatattatttgtccACTTATGGGTCAACCTATAGCTAAACGAGCTTTTGCGGAGTCAATCATGCTGcctaaagaaatgaaacattaCATTAAACATCTGAGAACCTCAAAAGATCctgaatattttcgtattgaTTCTCCATTGTGTGTACAAGATCCTTTTGAATTATCTCATAATTTAACAAAGGCCGTGACGAGTATTACCTTAAGGTATTTCAAGCAATATTGTCAAGAAagtttatgtatattacattcttTGACAAAGTAATTTTACCTACATCAACTActattaattttacgattGACATCATTTTTATACTACCTCTATCGACGAATAGAAATAgtcgataaaacaatattcaggaaatttaatgcaagacattaatatatttttttataattttattaatatatagtatatttttgtatgtaattctataattagtatatatttcatataatgatcatatatatatatatatatatatatatgtattttattttattatcatttttaaagtGCTATAACTATTAACAATCTTTCAAGGGACCTCATATTTTGATACTTTCTTTGATCATGCCATATTGTGCTAccaattgttatttttcttatgACATTGTATgctcaaaaatatataagaagattactttttacttttattatgtaaagataattaatttcgaatgttGATTTAATTTTAGGAGATgatacttattttatatttttcatcaactatgtttattatatacgaTTTTTAGGATGTAAAAATCAAactattattatcaaaataattatgtattctggattattaaaattgttccacaaaatatttgtagctttttaatatttttacattttaattatgtattacaagcatttatattttactcattttttattactattattttctatgatGTCTTGCTTCCATATATATTCTTTGCTGTATCCATTTTTAGGTACACATGATTTTATGCAAGTAAATACTGCTAAAATACCCCAGTCAATACATTTTAATGGATTTCCAAGATCTAAGAAGTTCAATAATTGAGGCATAATCTACAATTAATAATCTTGTTAGtcatatatgtaatttttgttcacaaaataatatattttttatttcacctgAAACTCAAATTGCCTCTCTCCATTACATTCTGAACACCTTGGTATGTCATTAATTTTGCTTTCTtctgaaatgtataaaatattgccaCCTCTATCATATCtgtaaacatataaaatttgctatatttaaaactcttcttttataaagcaaaaaaagtgatataagaaatttgaacCTTAATATTTGATGTGGATATTTATCAACAGTTGaaagaaatgtagaaaataatttatcttccttttcatTAACCATATTTAGCAATTCATTTGGCATAtcttcattttgaaaaattcctgCTTCACCTTTTTGAACCATTGtttcatactttttaatttcttcttcttctccttcttcttcttcttcttcttcttcttctttaattgaatcatctgtatcttttttatcttctctttcaATCACTATTTCATATTCAGTTAACAAGATTTCAGGTTtccttattatttttttattactaccACAAATCTCTTTATGTCCATGTTTCCAATCATATATTTGATGTGTACGACAACAATAATTTACAGTTTTACATTTAGAACAATGGCTAGGTGCTAATATTCCACAAATATAACATGTTTTTACCCACTTATTTACACCTAAAATTATTCAAGCTGTTTTTTATTGTTGTAATcatttatacgataaatttactaattattgAAGATACATACTAATATCAGTTCTCCAATCACTCTGTTCTATAGGAGGTTCAGAtggataaaattcatttaaccTTGGCAACTGAGAGCGAaatgcttttaaatttccatttttattcagTTTCGAGCATTCTACGTTTCTACACATAAAGACAAAGATCGTTCTATGAAAAGCATCTTCACTATCTTCGTACGGTGCATAAATTTGACATAAAAAGATACAAGGTTCTTTACAATATTCAcattgaagaattttttctccgggtatattttttaagtcaAGCCATGCTGGTTTACCACCGACTTTACTTGGAAAAAATTTGCTTTCTAATTTCCAAGATTCACATTTCTCTACAAAACCTAAATCTAATGTCATTTCCTGAATAACGTTTAttcaacttatttttattgtaaaagtaTACAGCTTAATGTGACGTGTGCTCGCAATTATATACGtgttaatttatctttttattggTTTAAAGCGTACCATGTAACACTACAAAATGTTACtataaattagtaatatttagTTTTGTTTACTACAAGCAAAGTTATAAGTTAGTATgaatcataatattatatattatataaaaaaagtaattctttaaagatttttattaaactttttaacaggataattttattgaaaattctataaaatattttactaaattt
This sequence is a window from Bombus pyrosoma isolate SC7728 linkage group LG10, ASM1482585v1, whole genome shotgun sequence. Protein-coding genes within it:
- the LOC122571315 gene encoding programmed cell death protein 2; translation: MTLDLGFVEKCESWKLESKFFPSKVGGKPAWLDLKNIPGEKILQCEYCKEPCIFLCQIYAPYEDSEDAFHRTIFVFMCRNVECSKLNKNGNLKAFRSQLPRLNEFYPSEPPIEQSDWRTDISVNKWVKTCYICGILAPSHCSKCKTVNYCCRTHQIYDWKHGHKEICGSNKKIIRKPEILLTEYEIVIEREDKKDTDDSIKEEEEEEEEEGEEEEIKKYETMVQKGEAGIFQNEDMPNELLNMVNEKEDKLFSTFLSTVDKYPHQILRYDRGGNILYISEESKINDIPRCSECNGERQFEFQIMPQLLNFLDLGNPLKCIDWGILAVFTCIKSCVPKNGYSKEYIWKQDIIENNSNKK
- the LOC122571314 gene encoding uncharacterized protein LOC122571314 isoform X1, whose translation is MALLRNNSEIYGIEEEMIKLTQDTTKLKKEQPNLNTRNCKICTSISCNKNCSKMVQRELLNKEVIILESDSFICIICNRKIKSIHNIVSHVKGMTHKNKLKSQNIDQSSASNVVALTTKMTKLSISNSSHSNLNSFDNDSIITDIVRAQITDFLCKSPFGKQTPKECKSKKKSAIERLNKMYTERYLEIEEKIYNVQQKLESIKINLELIMPYDRTYLYCLACNEKVSKELYLLYEHTCLQRHRTQVNQIKKDINSYVLSRQYIRKLPNSSLKCYACKNPISNDRDNINLHIQSSIHKKRYKESAEVIDAIFDSISQDIKNLWYNIQRFCCVLCKQNFGFKLEFIMHINAKHSKILNDQIFDFCIPCTTLWLSNRDSYTEHCNDILHKYLLKSQDFMIEDFPDDMKGMLTQIDEVSDILFQQTQVLLDDNISQEVKQSLENSVKLYFPTVKGFIFGSRVTGLGFPNSDIDIYLDCENTYGQDTLHNNQDNNTLAQTHFILIKKILQEQKGEWEIKQVVEKAKVPIIKLIYKRNGLHCDVCTTNSLSVENSKLIRSFNDAYLPCRKLILVIKKWFSYINLPERHGLTNYALAWLVIFYLQRKSYLESVAELIQEKNESQIICGWETGVAQPKKNNKSEQSISTLLMGFFQFYTNFDYQHYIICPLMGQPIAKRAFAESIMLPKEMKHYIKHLRTSKDPEYFRIDSPLCVQDPFELSHNLTKAVTSITLRYFKQYCQESLCILHSLTK
- the LOC122571314 gene encoding uncharacterized protein LOC122571314 isoform X2 encodes the protein MALLRNNSEIYGIEEEMIKLTQDTTKLKKEQPNLNTRNCKICTSISCNKNCSKMVQRELLNKEVIILESDSFICIICNRKIKSIHNIVSHVKGMTHKNKLKSQNIDQSSASNVVALTTKMTKLSISNSSHSNLNSFDNDSIITDIVRAQITDFLCKSPFGKQTPKECKSKKKSAIERLNKMYTERYLEIEEKIYNVQQKLESIKINLELIMPYDRTYLYCLACNEKVSKELYLLYEHTCLQRHRTQVNQIKKDINSYVLSRQYIRKLPNSSLKCYACKNPISNDRDNINLHIQSSIHKKRYKESAEVIDAIFDSISQDIKNLWYNIQRFCCVLCKQNFGFKLEFIMHINAKHSKILNDQIFDFCIPCTTLWLSNRDSYTEHCNDILHKYLLKSQDFMIEDFPDDMKGMLTQIDEVSDILFQQTQVLLDDNISQEVKQSLENSVKLYFPTVKGFIFGSRVTGLGFPNSDIDIYLDCENTYGQDTLHNNQDNNTLAQTHFILIKKILQEQKGEWEIKQVVEKAKVPIIKLIYKRNGLHCDVCTTNSLSVENSKLIRSFNDAYLPCRKLILVIKKWFSYINLPERHGLTNYALAWLVIFYLQRKSYLESVAELIQEKNESQIICGWETGVAQPKKNNKSEQSISTLLMGFFQFYTNFDYQHYIICPLMGQPIAKRAFAESIMLPKEMKHYIKHLRTSKDPEYFRIDSPLCVQDPFELSHNLTKAVTSITLRYT